A region of Osmerus eperlanus chromosome 9, fOsmEpe2.1, whole genome shotgun sequence DNA encodes the following proteins:
- the si:dkey-157l19.2 gene encoding uncharacterized protein KIAA1522 isoform X3, with protein MSARGSVGELIPQDMAEVFAQERSTRGGRRKKRRGSLGRAFSWLKGKKKKELGCNSLDTHPGGTNAARPPPTLPLGHAAVRKQEVEVRLVPPPFQENVFLEGSRPKYLEDLHSEAREGLKLLQQEESDNGVDFKDDQSISSTVTVQQSEYCSYSERSAVESDSTIPDSESIVSTRSSVSTRSSRSGLTRQASTFGPLSSGNKPGKAKARRRHRRTTVMGIPQHVQKELGLDRAAWAAQVLEEDARLHNGDGPHPAGPQEGARDQALQTISENQARGGPHDDLALLQPTGPQISALQRPKSVAIPWLTTASSLAQHPPSPVMSISPQATYLSKIIPNAVLPPSIDVVEISRGRSRNSVRTVSKSSLLLASPASSRASSRASSQASTLSSASRYNQPTFSDSSGWSRSESSETLVSDSSTISSSTARQGQSHGEGASPETSPDQVSVRSSFSKASRITTSTNGKARTRGEESKQEGNIIRSMSVIKSKRAPPPPSRSYSLHKDKMKRRSRDLAEVRVVVESPPHLSPGQGGEARSGYTADTSSLEESSVSASPLKPQNKIPNDDVAEPEPASTDSSSQTQASKENGLKTTVSPSSGYSSQGGTPTLLARQTHSVSPKHKKGFLAKLQNIFPGASPSPHHAQPATADTSKPVQADPAPPVGCVTPTPSVLALRGLFDIPPQPRVHAPPAPPPEVWVHNKCSFELLLGPPAPTDTYAALRKNPKDRRAQKQSGSKEASLKSLSAERRDGEQPPAQQTVAVLKRVSDAVESKVLEGHEKEQSSLMISSSGTAMFESGKFQGSLIVQATENSSSVVHEEENERLNQMESTEKKGNATVAWGDEQQNVKGSFRINGTSVRLVAEGLTTSQKAETKTALQTTNQAQVVKTASPPKSDTLCVCAHAVARVSPSPPPAHLPPLPPTKQTTPASHLNHAPPEPLVSPTGELSWPLPPPLLDALIQPPHSVHDDSDFPPPPPPFSPSQVGLDVTEQIPPIEESQGEKHLIIPPPDLSKQCDSVKEPVPKLDPSSPSVTAVNGPALESSAVTTKVRSQSIPPPPPYAAPLPPPPKEALASAESKLSSPQSIPPPPQSIPPPPQSIPPPPQSIPPPPQSIPPPSQVVLTSPQPQEPAKISAQDAAPSTERVTVPSPPKVIPPPPESTLTPPQSTPSPPPLKDSQTPTQEATSPPQPETLQPPSQKTTTPFTPPAPATPLIPPAPPIPVKVPANVPHQPSVVSIERGGQELKSQSETSPPVSSPEGALPVVTPSLLQMIRLRSVKNPPSQTQDQTPIQTQDQTQDPTPIQTQDPTPIQTQEQTPIQTQDQTQDPTPIQTQDQTQDQTQTSASGTATQSSNSVSNPAFTSHEAPQKPIRRSLIMISPPPVDASPPAVLTSQPSTVQSHSNTPVLNLPPTSTTLTSPTKKSPPATTTTPSMRLQEAIRLRTAARTAKDSCPSRLSMHSPASPPGADLHKSPSASASFVFSKSTKKVVMDPSSSQVATANFNNKLVAQLPPVSGPSKATEVQKRGLKVPPPVAKKPQAKAGEAEAGEAEAGEAEAGEAEAGEAEAGESEAGESEAGESEAGVNIEHVQTAGQQAQSDNIKGSEGAPSGTTA; from the exons ATGTCGGCCCGGGGCTCAGTGGGGGAGCTGATTCCCCAGGACATGGCGGAGGTGTTTGCCCAAGAGCGGAGCACCAGAGGGGGCCGGAGGAAGAAGCGTCGGGGCTCCCTGGGCCGGGCCTTCAGCTGGCTCAAaggcaagaagaagaaggagctgGGCTGCAACAGCCTGGACACACATCCTGGAGGGACCAACGCAGCCAGGCCGCCGCCTACACTGCCACTCGGCCACG CAGCAGTAAGGaagcaggaggtggaggtgaggctggtgcCCCCACCCTTCCAGGAGAACGTGTTCCTGGAAGGCAGCAGGCCCAAGTACCTGGAGGACCTTCACTCAGAGGCACGCGAGGGGCTCAAGCTGCTGCAGCAGGAAG AATCCGACAATGGAGTGGACTTCAAGGATGACCAAAGTATCAGT TCAACAGTGAcagtgcagcagagtgagtaTTGCAGCTACAGTGAAAGGAGTGCCGTGGAATCAGACAGCACCATCCCAGACTCCGAGTCCATTGTCTCCACACGATCCTCGGTTTCCACCCGCTCCTCACGTTCAGGGCTAACCCGACAAG CATCTACATTTGGGCCCCTGAGCTCAGGGAACAAGCCTGGGAAAGCTAAAGctaggaggagacacaggaggaCCACCGTGATGGGGATACCACAGCATGTCCAGAAGGAACTAG GCCTGGACAGAGCAGCCTGGGCAGCACAGGTGTTGGAGGAGGACGCTCGTCTCCACAATGGAGACGGTCCTCATCCAGcaggtccacaggagggcgccagAGACCAGGCCCTCCAGACGATCAGTGAGAACCAGGCCAGGGGGGGACCCCACGATGACCTGGCCCTTCtgcagcccacaggcccccagaTCTCTGCCTTGCAAAGGCCCAAGTCTGTGGCCATCCCCTGGTTGACCACGGCCAGCAGCCTGGCCCAGCATCCTCCCAGCCCCGTTATGTCCATCTCCCCTCAGGCCACTTATCTGTCCAAGATCATCCCCAACGCTGTGCTCCCACCCTCCATAGATGTGGTGGAGATCAGTCGGGGGCGTAGCCGGAACAGTGTGCGCACTGTCAGCAAGAGCAGCCTGCTTTTGGccagccccgcctcctccagggcctcctccagggcctcctcccaggcctccactctctcctccgcctcccgcTACAACCAACCAACATTTTCAGACAGCTCAGGGTGGAGTCGTTCAGAATCATCAGAGACCCTGGTGTCAGactcctccaccatctccagCAGCACGGCCAGGCAGGGGCAGTCCCACGGGGAGGGAGCGTCTCCAGAAACCTCCCCTGACCAAGTCAGTGTCCGATCATCCTTTAGCAAGGCCTCCAGGATCACCACATCCACCAATGGCAAGGCAAGgaccagaggggaggagagcaagcAGGAGGGGAACATTATCCGGAGTATGTCTGTAATAAAGTCcaagagagcccccccccctccgagtCGCTCGTACTCCCTACACAAGGACAAGATGAAGAGGCGCTCGCGGGACCTGGCAGaggtcagggtggtggtggagtctcctcctcatctcagcccagggcagggtggggaggCCAGGTCTGGCTACACTGCAGACACCAGCTCTCTCGAGGAGTCCTCTGTGTCAGCCAGCCCACTCAAGCCTCAAAACAAAATCCCAAATGACGATGTTGCAGAGCCTGAGCCTGCATCCACAGACTCCTCTTCTCAGACTCAAGCCTCCAAGGAGAACGGCCTGAAGaccactgtctctccctccagtgGCTACTCCAGCCAGGGGGGCACGCCCACCCTCCTGGCCAGACAAACCCACAGCGTCTCCCCTAAGCACAAGAAAGGATTCCTGGCCAAACTGCAGAATATTTTCCCTGGGGCATCTCCTTCACCTCACCATGCACAACCTGCAACCGCTGACACCTCCAAGCCTGTCCAGGCTGACCCCGCCCCTCCAGTGGGATGTGTCACTCCCACTCCCTCGGTTCTGGCCCTCAGAGGACTGTTTGATATACCACCCCAACCCAGGGTCcacgcccccccagcccctccacctgaGGTGTGGGTGCATAACAAGTGCAGCTTTGAGCTCCTGCTGGGGCCCCCGGCCCCCACAGACACGTACGCAGCCTTGAGGAAGAACCCCAAGGACAGACGGGCGCAGAAACAGTCTGGTTCTAAAGAAGCTTCACTGAAGAGTTTGTCAgcggagagaagagatggagaacagccaccagcacagcagaccGTAGCCGTGCTAAAGAGGGTTTCAGATGCAGTGGAGAGCAAGGTTCTAGAAGGTCATGAGAAGGAACAGTCATCCTTGATGATATCAAGCAGTGGAACCGCTATGTTTGAGTCAGGAAAGTTTCAGGGAAGTTTAATAGTCCAGGCTACTGAAAATTCAAGTTCAGTGGTTCACGAAGAGGAAAATGAACGTCTAAATCAGATGGAGTCtacagagaagaaagggaatGCCACAGTAGCATGGGGAGATGAACAACAGAATGTCAAAGGAAGTTTTCGAATAAACGGAACGTCAGTCAGATTAGTAGCAGAAGGTCTAACAACGTCACAGAAAGCTGAGACTAAGACTGCCTTACAGACTACAAATCAAGCCCAGGTGGTGAAGACTGCGTCACCACCTAAAAGTgacacgttgtgtgtgtgtgcccatgcagTAGCACgtgtgtctccctccccccccccggcacACCTCCCCCCCTTGCCGCCCACCAAACAGACCACACCTGCGTCCCACCTCAACCATGCCCCCCCAGAACCCCTTGTTTCCCCCACAGGGGAGTTGTcatggcccctcccccctcccctactgGATGCACTCATCCAGCCCCCCCACAGTGTCCATGATGACAGCGATTTCCCCCCTCCGCCACCCCCATTTTCTCCAAGCCAGGTTGGGCTGGATGTGACAGAACAGATTCCCCCTATTGAAGAGTCACAAGGTGAAAAACACCTGATCATCCCCCCCCCAGATCTCTCCAAGCAGTGTGATTCAGTGAAAGAACCTGTTCCAAAGCTTGATCCTTCAAGCCCTTCTGTCACAGCTGTAAATGGTCCTGCTCTGGAGTCTTCAGCAGTGACGACCAAGGTTCGGTCCCAGAGCATCCCGCCCCCACCTCCCTATGCagcccccctacccccacctcccAAAGAGGCCCTAGCGTCAGCCGAGAGCAAACTCAGTTCACCTCAAAgcattcctcctccacctcaaagcattcctcctccacctcaaagcattcctcctccacctcaaagcattcctcctccacctcaaagcattcctcctccatctcaggTAGTTCTGACCTCACCACAACCCCAAGAACCTGCAAAGATCTCAGCCCAGGATGCTGCTCCTTCAACTGAGAGGGTTACGGTGCCCTCGCCCCCCAAAGTGATCCCACCTCCACCTGAGAGCACTCTTACCCCACCCCAGAGCaccccttctccacctcccctaaAAGACTCCCAGACACCCACTCAGGAGGCCACCTCACCACCCCAACCAGAGACCCTCCAACCTCCATCTCAGAAGACTACCACACCATTTACTCCACCAGCTCCTGCCACCCCCCTTATTCCCCCAGCACCCCCAATCCCTGTGAAGGTGCCTGCTAATGTCCCACACCAACCCAGTGTGGTGAGCATAGAGAGAGGGGGCCAGGAGCTGAAGTCCCAAAGCGAGACCTCCCCACCAGTGTCCTCTCCTGAGGGAGCCCTTCCTGTtgtcaccccctcccttctGCAGATGATCAGGCTCAGGTCTGTCAAAAACCCTCCTtcacagacccaggaccagactccaatccagacccaggaccagacccaggacccgACTCCAATCCAGACCCAGGACCCGACTCCAATCCAGACCCAGGAACAGACCCCaatccagacccaggaccagacccaggacccgACTCCaatccagacccaggaccagacccaggaccagacccagacATCGGCCTCTGGCACAGCCACCCAATCCTCCAACAGTGTTTCAAATCCAGCCTTCACCAGCCATGAGGCCCCCCAGAAGCCTATACGCAGATCACTAATCatgatctctcctcctcctgtagaTGCATCCCCACCTGCTGTCCTCACCTCACAACCATCTACCGTGCAGTCCCATTCCAACACACCAGTACTGAATCTTCCCCCAACCTCAACCACTCTTACTTCCCCAACCAAAAAATCCCCCCCTGCCACGACCACCACCCCCTCTATGAGGCTGCAAGAAGCTATCCGCTTGAGAACAGCAGCCAGAACAGCTAAAGACAGCTGCCCCTCTCGCTTGAGCATGCACTCCCCAGCTTCCCCACCGGGGGCAGACCTCCACAAGTCTCCTTCCGCCAGCGCCAGCTTCGTCTTTTCCAAGAGTACAAAGAAGGTGGTGATGGACCCTTCCTCCTCACAAGTAGCCACGGCCAACTTCAACAACAAGCTGGTAGCACAGCTGCCGCCTGTGTCCGGTCCCAGTAAGGCAACAGAAGTTCAGAAGAGAGGGCTCAAAGTGCCTCCACCGGTGGCCAAGAAACCACAGGCCAAGGCtggtgaggctgaggctggtgaGGCTGAGGCCGGTGAGGCTGAGGCCGGTGAGGCTGAGGCCGGTGAGGCTGAGGCCGGTGAGTCCGAGGCCGGTGAGTCCGAGGCCGGTGAGTCCGAGGCCGGTGTGAACATTGAGCATGTGCAAACTGCTGGACAGCAAGCACAGTCAGACAACATTAAGG GTTCTGAAGGGGCCCCCAGTGGAACAACAGCATGA
- the si:dkey-157l19.2 gene encoding uncharacterized protein KIAA1522 isoform X2, which translates to MSARGSVGELIPQDMAEVFAQERSTRGGRRKKRRGSLGRAFSWLKGKKKKELGCNSLDTHPGGTNAARPPPTLPLGHAVRKQEVEVRLVPPPFQENVFLEGSRPKYLEDLHSEAREGLKLLQQEESDNGVDFKDDQSISVSSTVTVQQSEYCSYSERSAVESDSTIPDSESIVSTRSSVSTRSSRSGLTRQASTFGPLSSGNKPGKAKARRRHRRTTVMGIPQHVQKELGLDRAAWAAQVLEEDARLHNGDGPHPAGPQEGARDQALQTISENQARGGPHDDLALLQPTGPQISALQRPKSVAIPWLTTASSLAQHPPSPVMSISPQATYLSKIIPNAVLPPSIDVVEISRGRSRNSVRTVSKSSLLLASPASSRASSRASSQASTLSSASRYNQPTFSDSSGWSRSESSETLVSDSSTISSSTARQGQSHGEGASPETSPDQVSVRSSFSKASRITTSTNGKARTRGEESKQEGNIIRSMSVIKSKRAPPPPSRSYSLHKDKMKRRSRDLAEVRVVVESPPHLSPGQGGEARSGYTADTSSLEESSVSASPLKPQNKIPNDDVAEPEPASTDSSSQTQASKENGLKTTVSPSSGYSSQGGTPTLLARQTHSVSPKHKKGFLAKLQNIFPGASPSPHHAQPATADTSKPVQADPAPPVGCVTPTPSVLALRGLFDIPPQPRVHAPPAPPPEVWVHNKCSFELLLGPPAPTDTYAALRKNPKDRRAQKQSGSKEASLKSLSAERRDGEQPPAQQTVAVLKRVSDAVESKVLEGHEKEQSSLMISSSGTAMFESGKFQGSLIVQATENSSSVVHEEENERLNQMESTEKKGNATVAWGDEQQNVKGSFRINGTSVRLVAEGLTTSQKAETKTALQTTNQAQVVKTASPPKSDTLCVCAHAVARVSPSPPPAHLPPLPPTKQTTPASHLNHAPPEPLVSPTGELSWPLPPPLLDALIQPPHSVHDDSDFPPPPPPFSPSQVGLDVTEQIPPIEESQGEKHLIIPPPDLSKQCDSVKEPVPKLDPSSPSVTAVNGPALESSAVTTKVRSQSIPPPPPYAAPLPPPPKEALASAESKLSSPQSIPPPPQSIPPPPQSIPPPPQSIPPPPQSIPPPSQVVLTSPQPQEPAKISAQDAAPSTERVTVPSPPKVIPPPPESTLTPPQSTPSPPPLKDSQTPTQEATSPPQPETLQPPSQKTTTPFTPPAPATPLIPPAPPIPVKVPANVPHQPSVVSIERGGQELKSQSETSPPVSSPEGALPVVTPSLLQMIRLRSVKNPPSQTQDQTPIQTQDQTQDPTPIQTQDPTPIQTQEQTPIQTQDQTQDPTPIQTQDQTQDQTQTSASGTATQSSNSVSNPAFTSHEAPQKPIRRSLIMISPPPVDASPPAVLTSQPSTVQSHSNTPVLNLPPTSTTLTSPTKKSPPATTTTPSMRLQEAIRLRTAARTAKDSCPSRLSMHSPASPPGADLHKSPSASASFVFSKSTKKVVMDPSSSQVATANFNNKLVAQLPPVSGPSKATEVQKRGLKVPPPVAKKPQAKAGEAEAGEAEAGEAEAGEAEAGEAEAGESEAGESEAGESEAGVNIEHVQTAGQQAQSDNIKGSEGAPSGTTA; encoded by the exons ATGTCGGCCCGGGGCTCAGTGGGGGAGCTGATTCCCCAGGACATGGCGGAGGTGTTTGCCCAAGAGCGGAGCACCAGAGGGGGCCGGAGGAAGAAGCGTCGGGGCTCCCTGGGCCGGGCCTTCAGCTGGCTCAAaggcaagaagaagaaggagctgGGCTGCAACAGCCTGGACACACATCCTGGAGGGACCAACGCAGCCAGGCCGCCGCCTACACTGCCACTCGGCCACG CAGTAAGGaagcaggaggtggaggtgaggctggtgcCCCCACCCTTCCAGGAGAACGTGTTCCTGGAAGGCAGCAGGCCCAAGTACCTGGAGGACCTTCACTCAGAGGCACGCGAGGGGCTCAAGCTGCTGCAGCAGGAAG AATCCGACAATGGAGTGGACTTCAAGGATGACCAAAGTATCAGTGTCAGT TCAACAGTGAcagtgcagcagagtgagtaTTGCAGCTACAGTGAAAGGAGTGCCGTGGAATCAGACAGCACCATCCCAGACTCCGAGTCCATTGTCTCCACACGATCCTCGGTTTCCACCCGCTCCTCACGTTCAGGGCTAACCCGACAAG CATCTACATTTGGGCCCCTGAGCTCAGGGAACAAGCCTGGGAAAGCTAAAGctaggaggagacacaggaggaCCACCGTGATGGGGATACCACAGCATGTCCAGAAGGAACTAG GCCTGGACAGAGCAGCCTGGGCAGCACAGGTGTTGGAGGAGGACGCTCGTCTCCACAATGGAGACGGTCCTCATCCAGcaggtccacaggagggcgccagAGACCAGGCCCTCCAGACGATCAGTGAGAACCAGGCCAGGGGGGGACCCCACGATGACCTGGCCCTTCtgcagcccacaggcccccagaTCTCTGCCTTGCAAAGGCCCAAGTCTGTGGCCATCCCCTGGTTGACCACGGCCAGCAGCCTGGCCCAGCATCCTCCCAGCCCCGTTATGTCCATCTCCCCTCAGGCCACTTATCTGTCCAAGATCATCCCCAACGCTGTGCTCCCACCCTCCATAGATGTGGTGGAGATCAGTCGGGGGCGTAGCCGGAACAGTGTGCGCACTGTCAGCAAGAGCAGCCTGCTTTTGGccagccccgcctcctccagggcctcctccagggcctcctcccaggcctccactctctcctccgcctcccgcTACAACCAACCAACATTTTCAGACAGCTCAGGGTGGAGTCGTTCAGAATCATCAGAGACCCTGGTGTCAGactcctccaccatctccagCAGCACGGCCAGGCAGGGGCAGTCCCACGGGGAGGGAGCGTCTCCAGAAACCTCCCCTGACCAAGTCAGTGTCCGATCATCCTTTAGCAAGGCCTCCAGGATCACCACATCCACCAATGGCAAGGCAAGgaccagaggggaggagagcaagcAGGAGGGGAACATTATCCGGAGTATGTCTGTAATAAAGTCcaagagagcccccccccctccgagtCGCTCGTACTCCCTACACAAGGACAAGATGAAGAGGCGCTCGCGGGACCTGGCAGaggtcagggtggtggtggagtctcctcctcatctcagcccagggcagggtggggaggCCAGGTCTGGCTACACTGCAGACACCAGCTCTCTCGAGGAGTCCTCTGTGTCAGCCAGCCCACTCAAGCCTCAAAACAAAATCCCAAATGACGATGTTGCAGAGCCTGAGCCTGCATCCACAGACTCCTCTTCTCAGACTCAAGCCTCCAAGGAGAACGGCCTGAAGaccactgtctctccctccagtgGCTACTCCAGCCAGGGGGGCACGCCCACCCTCCTGGCCAGACAAACCCACAGCGTCTCCCCTAAGCACAAGAAAGGATTCCTGGCCAAACTGCAGAATATTTTCCCTGGGGCATCTCCTTCACCTCACCATGCACAACCTGCAACCGCTGACACCTCCAAGCCTGTCCAGGCTGACCCCGCCCCTCCAGTGGGATGTGTCACTCCCACTCCCTCGGTTCTGGCCCTCAGAGGACTGTTTGATATACCACCCCAACCCAGGGTCcacgcccccccagcccctccacctgaGGTGTGGGTGCATAACAAGTGCAGCTTTGAGCTCCTGCTGGGGCCCCCGGCCCCCACAGACACGTACGCAGCCTTGAGGAAGAACCCCAAGGACAGACGGGCGCAGAAACAGTCTGGTTCTAAAGAAGCTTCACTGAAGAGTTTGTCAgcggagagaagagatggagaacagccaccagcacagcagaccGTAGCCGTGCTAAAGAGGGTTTCAGATGCAGTGGAGAGCAAGGTTCTAGAAGGTCATGAGAAGGAACAGTCATCCTTGATGATATCAAGCAGTGGAACCGCTATGTTTGAGTCAGGAAAGTTTCAGGGAAGTTTAATAGTCCAGGCTACTGAAAATTCAAGTTCAGTGGTTCACGAAGAGGAAAATGAACGTCTAAATCAGATGGAGTCtacagagaagaaagggaatGCCACAGTAGCATGGGGAGATGAACAACAGAATGTCAAAGGAAGTTTTCGAATAAACGGAACGTCAGTCAGATTAGTAGCAGAAGGTCTAACAACGTCACAGAAAGCTGAGACTAAGACTGCCTTACAGACTACAAATCAAGCCCAGGTGGTGAAGACTGCGTCACCACCTAAAAGTgacacgttgtgtgtgtgtgcccatgcagTAGCACgtgtgtctccctccccccccccggcacACCTCCCCCCCTTGCCGCCCACCAAACAGACCACACCTGCGTCCCACCTCAACCATGCCCCCCCAGAACCCCTTGTTTCCCCCACAGGGGAGTTGTcatggcccctcccccctcccctactgGATGCACTCATCCAGCCCCCCCACAGTGTCCATGATGACAGCGATTTCCCCCCTCCGCCACCCCCATTTTCTCCAAGCCAGGTTGGGCTGGATGTGACAGAACAGATTCCCCCTATTGAAGAGTCACAAGGTGAAAAACACCTGATCATCCCCCCCCCAGATCTCTCCAAGCAGTGTGATTCAGTGAAAGAACCTGTTCCAAAGCTTGATCCTTCAAGCCCTTCTGTCACAGCTGTAAATGGTCCTGCTCTGGAGTCTTCAGCAGTGACGACCAAGGTTCGGTCCCAGAGCATCCCGCCCCCACCTCCCTATGCagcccccctacccccacctcccAAAGAGGCCCTAGCGTCAGCCGAGAGCAAACTCAGTTCACCTCAAAgcattcctcctccacctcaaagcattcctcctccacctcaaagcattcctcctccacctcaaagcattcctcctccacctcaaagcattcctcctccatctcaggTAGTTCTGACCTCACCACAACCCCAAGAACCTGCAAAGATCTCAGCCCAGGATGCTGCTCCTTCAACTGAGAGGGTTACGGTGCCCTCGCCCCCCAAAGTGATCCCACCTCCACCTGAGAGCACTCTTACCCCACCCCAGAGCaccccttctccacctcccctaaAAGACTCCCAGACACCCACTCAGGAGGCCACCTCACCACCCCAACCAGAGACCCTCCAACCTCCATCTCAGAAGACTACCACACCATTTACTCCACCAGCTCCTGCCACCCCCCTTATTCCCCCAGCACCCCCAATCCCTGTGAAGGTGCCTGCTAATGTCCCACACCAACCCAGTGTGGTGAGCATAGAGAGAGGGGGCCAGGAGCTGAAGTCCCAAAGCGAGACCTCCCCACCAGTGTCCTCTCCTGAGGGAGCCCTTCCTGTtgtcaccccctcccttctGCAGATGATCAGGCTCAGGTCTGTCAAAAACCCTCCTtcacagacccaggaccagactccaatccagacccaggaccagacccaggacccgACTCCAATCCAGACCCAGGACCCGACTCCAATCCAGACCCAGGAACAGACCCCaatccagacccaggaccagacccaggacccgACTCCaatccagacccaggaccagacccaggaccagacccagacATCGGCCTCTGGCACAGCCACCCAATCCTCCAACAGTGTTTCAAATCCAGCCTTCACCAGCCATGAGGCCCCCCAGAAGCCTATACGCAGATCACTAATCatgatctctcctcctcctgtagaTGCATCCCCACCTGCTGTCCTCACCTCACAACCATCTACCGTGCAGTCCCATTCCAACACACCAGTACTGAATCTTCCCCCAACCTCAACCACTCTTACTTCCCCAACCAAAAAATCCCCCCCTGCCACGACCACCACCCCCTCTATGAGGCTGCAAGAAGCTATCCGCTTGAGAACAGCAGCCAGAACAGCTAAAGACAGCTGCCCCTCTCGCTTGAGCATGCACTCCCCAGCTTCCCCACCGGGGGCAGACCTCCACAAGTCTCCTTCCGCCAGCGCCAGCTTCGTCTTTTCCAAGAGTACAAAGAAGGTGGTGATGGACCCTTCCTCCTCACAAGTAGCCACGGCCAACTTCAACAACAAGCTGGTAGCACAGCTGCCGCCTGTGTCCGGTCCCAGTAAGGCAACAGAAGTTCAGAAGAGAGGGCTCAAAGTGCCTCCACCGGTGGCCAAGAAACCACAGGCCAAGGCtggtgaggctgaggctggtgaGGCTGAGGCCGGTGAGGCTGAGGCCGGTGAGGCTGAGGCCGGTGAGGCTGAGGCCGGTGAGTCCGAGGCCGGTGAGTCCGAGGCCGGTGAGTCCGAGGCCGGTGTGAACATTGAGCATGTGCAAACTGCTGGACAGCAAGCACAGTCAGACAACATTAAGG GTTCTGAAGGGGCCCCCAGTGGAACAACAGCATGA